CCATTCGGCAACATCACATCCAAATGCTCACGATCAATCTGACTGGCCGTACCATTTCCCATTGTATTTCCTGAGTCCACCTGCCCCTGATTGACACTGCTATCTGTAACACCAACATTTTTATTACCACTACAGCCTTTTCCAAACAAAAACCAGAGCAATGCAATAACGATCAAAGCAACCAAAATCTTCCACCAGCCTCCGCCAGATGAAACGGTCGATGCTGCCGCCGCTCTGGCTCCATCTGCTCTAGGCAATGCCAACGGCTCCTTATGTGCTTCCAGCTCCGTGGCCGGATTTATAACCGTTGCTCCAGGATGGTTTTCGATATGTTTTACGGGTTCTTCCACGGGAGGTTCTGGTACGACTTCTTCAGGTGCAGAAAAATGACCTCCATCAAATAATTTCCCAAAAGCACCCAAACCCAATCCTGCAGGAATAGCGGCAGCAAAAGCTGTTTTATTATCCTGCAAAGTTTTATTTATGGTATTCGCATCCCACTGTTGACCTCTATTAGTCAAACTTGAAAATATAGCTGGCAAGGACAAACCCATCAATTTCTGCACCGACTCAGCGCTGAACCCCAGATAACCTGCCACTGTACCCAATACGGTCTCTAGACCACCACCAAATATTGAATTCAGCATATTGCTGTTTCCGGAACTTCCAGATTCACCTGGCTGCCCTTCGGCACCTGAACCAGCTTCCTGACCGCCCAGAAGTTGGTTCAGGTCAAAATTCGAAAAACGCTGTTTCGCCTGCTCTAGAATTGTAGAAATCCCACCACCGCCTTCCGTCTGTTGGCTTAATCCCAAAAACAAAGAGGGAACAACAACATTTAAGCCCTGTTTTACCTGTTCATTATCCTGGTTTAAACTTTGCCCGATTCGAGTAAGAATCTCGTCATCAAAAAAGTCTTTCGCTGATTTTAAAAGCTGATTTTCCATAATCTTTGTTTATTAATTGTTTACATATAAAACATTAACAAACAAAGCCTTAATTTGTTCACATCATGCTATCCAACATCAAAACTCTCCTGACAGCCACTTTGGAATGACGAACTCTTCGGCCAGATGTGCCAACTGATAATCTTGCCAATTGCTCTTATTGATCCATTCTACTTCCTCCAGTTCGGCCTGTGGTTGAAAATCAAGTTTCATAGCGAGTTTGATCAAATAAATATACCCTTCTACCAGCGTATCACGCTCATTCACCGCCTGCGTCACATGCCGACCAATAAACTGCAATGTCGCAGGCTCTGTATCAAACTGCAACTCTTCCCGGAGTTCCCGAACCAAGGCTTCCGAATCGCTTTCTCCCACAGCAATCTTACCGCCGGGCAATTGAAAATATTTTGATCCCTTTTTCCTAACCAACAACAGCTCCCCTTCGGGGTTCAGCATCATAGCCGAACAAATTACAATCCTATGCATACTTTTTACTTGAAATTACAAAACTAACTTTTTGTCAATCATTTAAAAAATGTGTTTTATTCTTATATTTAAAGAACAAAACAATAATTTACATAATCCATATATGCATCAAGGATTAACATGTCTCGTATTTAGCCTATTATTTCTATCGTTGGGCTGCCAGCAGGAAAAGAAGAATACAGCAGAAAAAGAGCAACCAATTAGACATCAAGACACTGTCACTGCTAAAAAACAGGAAGAAAAGCCTAAAGTAGTGACAGCAGCAGATATTATGATAAAAAAAGATCTGCTTTACAAAAAATACACACTTGAAGATACCTACCCCTATAGGGATACCACGCGTAGCTTTCAATGGGACAAAATAAAGGAACGTCTAGCCTATGTTGAAAATTTTCAGCAGACGCCCTCATTGTACGCCGTCCTTCAAAACTATCAAAATGAAAAAGGTGAGGCACCTACAATTAAAGATTTCAAACGGGATTCTTACAAACGTGTGTCGGATAGTTTCAATGTCGAGCGTTATCAGGCAGCACCATTGTATGACCCAACAACAGACAAACCGGTACGTTACGGACGCGACGGATGGTTGGTCCGTTTAAAGGGGTCAGACACCTTAGCGCGGGTACCTATTGCCGGTGTATCATTTGAAGGGGAATATACCGTCCCCAAGCGCTATCTGCGACTGATAAGCGATAGTGTACAATTTAACATTATTAATGTTGTTGATGTCAAGAACCAAAACATCTGCACATTGGAAAAAGTGGGCAAAGAGTGGCTCGTGCGTAGCATGAACCCTGTTACCAGTGGCCGACACAAACCGCCGCATGCCCAAGAAACACCCACCGGACTTTTTGTCGTCCAGGAACACAAATCAAAAATGTTCTATTTTGAAGATGGCACACGCACCTATGGCGGATTTGCTCCCTATGCGACCCGGTTTACCGCTGGAGCCTATATTCATGGTGTACCGGTCAATAATCCAAACGGTAGCATCATCGAATACAGTGAAAGTTTGGGCACAACCCCTAAGTCACATATGTGTGTCAGAAATGCGTCATCTCACGCTCAATTTGTCTATAAACGGTCAAAAGACCTTTCCTCCTTGGTCATTGTTATTGATTAACAATATTTAACATTCTGTAAATCAAATATGTATTAACTTTAATAATTATTTTTGTAAACATCTACACAGAAAAGGGAGGAGAATGGGAAATACGATTATGTTTCTTTTAATGGCACTTAATACAGCATTGTCATCAAAAGAAGAATTAAAAACAACAGATCAACAAACCAACACCCATCATATAAATGTAGAACGTCAACGGACAGCCGTTGATTCTTTATATGATGAAATGAATCTAGGCCCAGTATTAAAATACGAGGCATTTCGACAAGCAATGGAAGGTAGAAAAGAGCTTTCCATCCACAACAAAGATATTATGACAGTCATCGACTTTTCCATGGCATCCACGGAAAAAAGACTTGTTGTACTTGATCTGGAACACAAAAAAGTGCTTTTTAACACCTTGGTATCACACGGAAAAAATAGTGGTGAAAATTATGCTACAAATTTTTCGAATCAGCAAGAGTCATTAAAAAGCTCATTGGGATTTTTTGTTACCGAAAACACCTATAACGGTGAAAATGGCTACTCCTTGGTATTGGATGGCCTTGAAGAAGGTATAAATGACAATGCCAAAGCACGATATGTGGTTATGCATGGCGCAGATTACTGCAGCACAGGTACTATATCAAGCTTGGGAAGGTTAGGCAAAAGCTACGGATGCCCTGCGGTTCCCCGGGAATATGCCGGACCGATCATCAACACAATAAAGGATGGAACACTCCTGTTTATCTATGCGGACAATCCCGACTATCTTGCGAAAACGCACCTGATCCATCAACCAAATGTATTGATGGCGCAATTCAATCGAAAACAACGACTTGAAAACACGGATGAAGGTTAATTAAGGAAAATTTAAAATGTAAAAACGAAACCCGAGAATTGGCTATTTAAAATTAGATTCGAAAGGGTTACAAACAAAATTCATAAAAATGGGATGTCCAGATCTTCACTGGACATCCCATTTTTATTATATTTTTAAGGACCAAAAGGACCACACATAAAATAGCTATACCATACAGCCTAGGATTTATGCTTTTTCTTAAATTTTAACATCCAGTCATAGATCGCATCATCGTGAAATAAGCGTTCTACACTACCATGTGTCCCTCCTTTTATCACATTTAAGCTCACATCAGCTTCAGGGTCCGCCTTTTTTATGGCTTTCATAATTTTTCTGGATTCTGAAATGGGTACTGCACGATCAGCTGTTCCATGATGTAGCCAAATTGGAACCTGCGTCAGGTTGGAAGCATATTGGCTCGATCCACCACCACAAATCGCCACTGCTGCAGCTATCCGCTCTGGATATTTTCCGGCAACATCCATGGTCCCATAACCGCCCATACTCATACCGCAGACGTAAATACGGTCAGGATCAGCATTGTAATGCGCGATAACATAATCAACGATCTCCATCACTTTATCCGGATCCCAACCACCGCGGGATTGCGGAGCAACGATAATTCCGGGCACCTCCTGCCCTTTATTAATCGCATACAGTACTCCGTAACGTTTTACCCGATCCAAATTCGTACCTGATAGACTTCTACCATGCAAAAACACAAAGACAGGTTGTTTTTCCGAGGTTTCATCATCGGCATCAGCTTCTTTCAATAGAAAAGGATAAGCTGTTTCCCCTTTGATCGCTTCTATTTCCTGCGCATTTATCTTCATCAAAAACAGAAAGAAAACACACAAAGACAGGTAAATTTTACGCATAAATTTATTTTATCTACGATTACTTAGCTTAATTTTGGAGGACTAAAAATACAATTAAACTATTTTTACCTGCCGCATTTAACAACTTTTAACATTTTCAATGCATCAAACTATGCTCTTCAAACCTGTGTTCCTACAAATTTGGTCTGATATGCAATTATAATTGCATATCAGACCAAATTTATCTTAGTTTGTACTATTACGTAAAAAAACAAGGGCTCATCATGAAAATACTGCATACTGCCGATTGGCATTTAGGGAAACGACTGGATAGCTTCTCTCGGATGGACGAACAACTTTTGGTCATGGAGGAGATTATTCAGCTCGCAGACCAGCAAGAGGTCGACCTGGTTCTTATCGCAGGAGATCTTTTTGATACGTTCAATCCCGGTGTAGAGGCTATCGAGTTATTTTACAAAACGATCAAACGATTGGTAAAAAATGGTACCCGACCTGTTATCGCTATCGCTGGAAACCACGATTCACCCAATTTGATTGATGCACCAAACCCTTTAGCCCGGGCATCTGGCATTATTCTCATCGGTCACCCAAATGCGCTTGTAACGCCATTTACAGCCGAAGGTTTTTCCGTCCTACGTTCAGACAATGGTTTTATCGAGTTGAGCCTGGAAGGCTATAACTATCCGATCCGGATACTCCATACCGCCTATGCCAATGAAATTCGGCTTAAACAATATCTTGGTGAAGACAAAGAAGTTCGTTTAAATAAAGCATTGGCCGAAAATTGGCAAAAATTAGCAGATACCTACTGTGACGAAAAGGGTGTCAATATACTGACAGCACACCTTTATATGAATAAAATTGGATCCCCATTAATCGACGAGCCTGATGGGGAAAAGCCAATTAAAATTGGAAATGCTGATCTGATCTATTCAGAATCCATCCCGGCTCAGATTCAATACACGGCACTCGGCCATATTCATGGATTCAAAAATATCGGCTCTCCGGAAAAACCTGTTGTATACGCCTCATCTCCCCTTTGCTATAGCTTCGCCGAAGCTGGCCAGACCAAATACATAAGCATTGTCAATGCTCTACCCGGTGCACATGTCACATTTGATCGCATTGCACTCCGACAAGGAAAACCTTTAGTCCGAAAATCCTTTGACGATATCGACCATTGTATTACTTGGCTCTCCGAGCATCCAGAAACATTAGTGGAATTAACGCTCAAATCCGAAACCTTCCTAAAAGCCGAAGACCGTAAACTGATTTATCAGACACATCCGGGTATCGTCTATTTAATTCCGGTTGTGCAGCACGACAAACAAAACCCACTTGATGCAAAAGAAATTAATCTGACCCAAGATATATCTGCACTTTTTCAGGATTATTTCAAATCCAAAAATGCCAACCAGGCACCCAATGACGATATCCTCAACCTTTTTCGCGAAATACTAAATTCTTAAGCCCATGATCCCTTTAAAGTTAACTGTAGAAGGTATATATTCCTATCAAGAACGTCAGACAATAGATTTCACAGCATTGACAGATGCCGGTCTTTTTGGGATATTTGGTGCTGTTGGATCTGGTAAGTCATCTATTTTGGAAGCAATCACCTATGCCTTATATGGTGAAACGGAACGGTTAAATGCGCGCGATAAACGCACTTACAATATGATGAATCTGAAATCAAACCGTTCCTATATCGAATTGGATTTCATCAACTTCGAAAACCGCACATTCAAAGTAACAAGGGAATTTAAACGCAATTCCAAAAATTTTGAGGATGTCAAATCTCCTACGGTTGTATTATATGAAAATATCAATGAACAATGGGTTCCATTGGAAAGCAGTAACACACAATCGATCATTGGATTAAGTTACGAGAATTTCAAAAGAACAATCATCATTCCCCAGGGGCAATTTAAGGAGTTCATTGAGCTGGGTGCAAAGGAACGAACCGATATGATGAAAGAAATCTTTCAGCTCCATCGTTTCGATTTGCAAGACAAAGTTGCTGCCCTTTATAAAAAAAATCAATCCGAACTGGATCAG
The window above is part of the Sphingobacterium sp. ML3W genome. Proteins encoded here:
- a CDS encoding OmpA family protein, giving the protein MENQLLKSAKDFFDDEILTRIGQSLNQDNEQVKQGLNVVVPSLFLGLSQQTEGGGGISTILEQAKQRFSNFDLNQLLGGQEAGSGAEGQPGESGSSGNSNMLNSIFGGGLETVLGTVAGYLGFSAESVQKLMGLSLPAIFSSLTNRGQQWDANTINKTLQDNKTAFAAAIPAGLGLGAFGKLFDGGHFSAPEEVVPEPPVEEPVKHIENHPGATVINPATELEAHKEPLALPRADGARAAAASTVSSGGGWWKILVALIVIALLWFLFGKGCSGNKNVGVTDSSVNQGQVDSGNTMGNGTASQIDREHLDVMLPNGGKLGAFKSGIEDRLVQFLKSDYKSLGEDSLKNTWFDFDNLNFETGTAKVLPESQAQLSNLAEILKAFPAANVKIGGYTDKTGNEEYNKKLSLDRANAVKDYLDKAGLSKQVTGAEGYGSQFAKYPADAPETDRILDRHVAVSVR
- a CDS encoding NUDIX domain-containing protein, with protein sequence MHRIVICSAMMLNPEGELLLVRKKGSKYFQLPGGKIAVGESDSEALVRELREELQFDTEPATLQFIGRHVTQAVNERDTLVEGYIYLIKLAMKLDFQPQAELEEVEWINKSNWQDYQLAHLAEEFVIPKWLSGEF
- a CDS encoding L,D-transpeptidase encodes the protein MHQGLTCLVFSLLFLSLGCQQEKKNTAEKEQPIRHQDTVTAKKQEEKPKVVTAADIMIKKDLLYKKYTLEDTYPYRDTTRSFQWDKIKERLAYVENFQQTPSLYAVLQNYQNEKGEAPTIKDFKRDSYKRVSDSFNVERYQAAPLYDPTTDKPVRYGRDGWLVRLKGSDTLARVPIAGVSFEGEYTVPKRYLRLISDSVQFNIINVVDVKNQNICTLEKVGKEWLVRSMNPVTSGRHKPPHAQETPTGLFVVQEHKSKMFYFEDGTRTYGGFAPYATRFTAGAYIHGVPVNNPNGSIIEYSESLGTTPKSHMCVRNASSHAQFVYKRSKDLSSLVIVID
- a CDS encoding murein L,D-transpeptidase catalytic domain family protein; its protein translation is MGNTIMFLLMALNTALSSKEELKTTDQQTNTHHINVERQRTAVDSLYDEMNLGPVLKYEAFRQAMEGRKELSIHNKDIMTVIDFSMASTEKRLVVLDLEHKKVLFNTLVSHGKNSGENYATNFSNQQESLKSSLGFFVTENTYNGENGYSLVLDGLEEGINDNAKARYVVMHGADYCSTGTISSLGRLGKSYGCPAVPREYAGPIINTIKDGTLLFIYADNPDYLAKTHLIHQPNVLMAQFNRKQRLENTDEG
- a CDS encoding prolyl oligopeptidase family serine peptidase, whose product is MRKIYLSLCVFFLFLMKINAQEIEAIKGETAYPFLLKEADADDETSEKQPVFVFLHGRSLSGTNLDRVKRYGVLYAINKGQEVPGIIVAPQSRGGWDPDKVMEIVDYVIAHYNADPDRIYVCGMSMGGYGTMDVAGKYPERIAAAVAICGGGSSQYASNLTQVPIWLHHGTADRAVPISESRKIMKAIKKADPEADVSLNVIKGGTHGSVERLFHDDAIYDWMLKFKKKHKS
- the sbcD gene encoding exonuclease subunit SbcD, giving the protein MKILHTADWHLGKRLDSFSRMDEQLLVMEEIIQLADQQEVDLVLIAGDLFDTFNPGVEAIELFYKTIKRLVKNGTRPVIAIAGNHDSPNLIDAPNPLARASGIILIGHPNALVTPFTAEGFSVLRSDNGFIELSLEGYNYPIRILHTAYANEIRLKQYLGEDKEVRLNKALAENWQKLADTYCDEKGVNILTAHLYMNKIGSPLIDEPDGEKPIKIGNADLIYSESIPAQIQYTALGHIHGFKNIGSPEKPVVYASSPLCYSFAEAGQTKYISIVNALPGAHVTFDRIALRQGKPLVRKSFDDIDHCITWLSEHPETLVELTLKSETFLKAEDRKLIYQTHPGIVYLIPVVQHDKQNPLDAKEINLTQDISALFQDYFKSKNANQAPNDDILNLFREILNS